From the genome of Candidatus Dadabacteria bacterium, one region includes:
- a CDS encoding DGQHR domain-containing protein, translated as MTNKLNHRPIVLPALRGVMGDWVFYSTLMNLEQINEQLKYAREIYNRPNLSLKLQRDIDERRGKEIAQYIQTQQQHFFNSLVVAVFGDQLNWHAVENISAREKYLKNLEEEIIESVGFLKLHGDEKLFTIDGQHRLSGIRELFEHEPEEAAALKDEKI; from the coding sequence ATGACAAACAAACTAAATCACAGACCTATAGTACTACCGGCATTGAGAGGTGTGATGGGAGATTGGGTGTTTTATTCGACCTTGATGAATCTTGAGCAAATCAATGAACAATTGAAATACGCTCGTGAAATTTATAATAGGCCAAACCTATCTCTTAAGCTACAAAGAGATATAGACGAGAGAAGAGGTAAAGAGATTGCCCAATATATTCAGACACAACAGCAACATTTTTTCAATTCTTTAGTTGTTGCAGTTTTTGGCGATCAATTAAATTGGCACGCTGTCGAAAATATATCAGCAAGAGAAAAATATCTCAAAAATCTTGAAGAAGAGATTATAGAATCTGTAGGATTTTTAAAATTGCATGGGGATGAAAAACTATTCACTATTGACGGACAACACCGTCTTTCTGGCATAAGGGAACTTTTTGAACATGAACCAGAGGAAGCTGCCGCCCTTAAAGATGAAAAAATA